The Hevea brasiliensis isolate MT/VB/25A 57/8 chromosome 9, ASM3005281v1, whole genome shotgun sequence nucleotide sequence agattttaccagtaattagataagacatagatctaaaactttcatgaagaacaccaccccaaattatgccattaacttagtcaaattattgagcaaagttgagttattgaacctgcaactctgcagaattaccattgagcagtaaagttccaatggctataactctctctagaaaaaactccgatttaggtgaatcttgaaccgatggaaacctaagacatagtagaacatttcgtatgaaggaaattagaccaaattatggacttaacttgatcaaattatggaatgaagttggaccaaaaatctgccagaaccaaaattgcagcatgaacagtgcacgtgaatagcaattgtattttggctataacttgagttacaaaactccgattggggtgatccaaaaatgagaatacacttaagacaataaggaacattttctatgaaggaagttttgtcaaattccaacagtaaattgaccaatggaatagtgcaacttcggagcaccaaaaacgaaaattggcaattttgccaaaataacctaagctttgagaaaatgaccaaaaccaacaagtttaatgaccaaaatgtggtatgtgggtgaagtattaagccttagaaagtcaactatttgacttgaatagtgtagtgaatagtaacccgaaacacaaaatttaaagaacgtcgaatttagcacgttagagctaggtaattgtgaagctaaatttattttggatttatgttaagttctagtactgaaacattgtaaaattgtgtgtttcagttgaaaagaatatcgggaaggaaccagaggaaccgagtcgaggctaagggacgactcgcttgaggtttgtgtacaaaaaaccctatttaagcattttatccttgaaaaattgatttagtacgcattatgaatttatgaacttttgtgttgccactttgtgatcaaattgtaactttggaaattgatttgatttttgtatgcaatatttgaatgaaatgtttgaaatggatttttgattcacacttagcatgatagttacttattattcctcctccatttatggggttgagatcatttattttcctccctctctggcttgccagttgaggttgtagatcggatgagtactcattagctagctagccacctccctcattgatttcgattaatggggttgtagattgctttgtcgtggtgtataacgcggcattgatcagaaattttgtatcataactgaagttgtgtgtgactttggcaacactgtgtttatgaaattgtttgactaaactgtgtttaatagattatttgacaaaatggtgttattatgaactttgatcattattgaaatgtgattgagaaacatttaaattgtgtttggcaatgaatgatttatttattgcattttaaatttttattgtgcaccactgagtatttttatactcagcgatggcttattttgctgtcgcaaataagagcaaggaaaaagcagcagagtgagctgcgattaaatcgaggattacattgatcttttgtacgggtattattttttgcccttgtagataaattttgatgtaaatatggaaatgttgtatgtatcaatataaagtcgagcagttgtaaataaattgcaataatattattttggattttcttctgtaaatttaatatttgtacatatgaatttcctgctttatgttttgtgaatggaattattaaatattatgagttgacaaatttgatttggattgtggaactgttttggaatgaattgatttgagttgaattgtgaattattggaggttgggagttgtgaaacatttttgggagtgtttttctcaagtatttgaagaacggttttctccaaaaacaaacggaactctgtcaaaatttttataaaatttgcggtaaaatttaaaatggacaaaattttttctaGTATttgagctttgaataaatggtttttaattctcactaaagtgctcaccacttccaaaatgtaaaaaaatcgttttaaaatcccttgtagggtacttaatgggatatcggtaggtgaagttcggtagttcattaagtattctacgggatcatgttatgccttacggaggggtaaggtgtgacataaaagGTCCACAAGTAAAATTGaagagctaaaaaaaaaaaagaaaagaaaaagaaaaggaaggcAAAAATTGACTACTCTAAGACACAAGCCATAAATACCTTGTGCTTAGAGTAGGGGCATTCCTCGAATTCCCTAATGGGGCATCAAAAAGCCTTTAAAATTAAGGAATTCCCTTTCGAGGCCAATACTAAAGGTTCAACTGCTAAAGCTACAAACTATGAAGACTGTAGCAAATTGAAatacaaaaagaaaataataaaaaattaaattttatattcttgaaatcaaatagataagacTCTCATTAATAGATCTATGAGCTTCAATAAACCAAAAGTTTATTCTAATAATTAGTTCAATGACTTTACACTGCTAATACTATATCATATCCTCTTCAGTCTTAAAGAGATAAGAAAATACAAATTGGACATTTTATAATTCGAATCCATCCCTTTGTCCTATTTCATTCATGAAAGATTAAATAAGATAACTAGTGTAAAGGTCACTTAGCTAATAAGACACAACCAAGTCTAGTCATGGGCCTCGCACTCAGAGAAGACAATGTGGTGGTAATTGTCACGTGAGTGGGGCACTACTACATGGTAGTGAAGGTGGCTTAAGGAAAGAAGATAGTTTGTATAACTTTCCTCATGATTCTGTTAAATGCCATCTTCCCTTTGATGAAAGAAAGAGCTCTAGGGTTGTCTTCGTGGGTTTTATGAGTAGGAGATGACCTTCAATGGTTGTAGTAGTCCAAGCCAAGCACTTACTAGTCGTCTAAGCCATCCAGGCCAAGCACCTGCTAGTTGCCATTGGTCATCCAAGTCAAGCACCTACTAGTCGTCTAAGCCGAACACCTGCTAATCATCCGGGCCGACCACTTATTAATCATCCAAGCAGAACACCTGCTGGTCGTCTAGAACGAGCACCTACTGGTTGTCCAAGACAAGCACTTACTCGTCTAGGCCGAGTACTCATTAATCATTTAGGCCAAGCATTTCCTAGTTGTTCAAGACGATGACTTGCAGGTCAGGGTCGTTTGGACAAGCTCTCACACCAGATCATAAAAAATAGTGCGAAGAGCTACTTGACCTACATGCATGCTACGTCAATATTAGAGGGGTGCATTATGTGTTTGATCATGGTTTTGCTCATAACTATAAGCATGCCACTGGAAGTCAAGGTGACAGAACTCATCTCTTAAGAATTCTTGCAGCCTGATCGACGAGTGTGGCTGCATAAAGAAGTCATATCTACATATAAGTTGGCCTTCATGAAAGAAAGTAGCCCATAATTGAGGGtcttttgttttgttatttttacTTAAATTGCCACCATTTAAATGCTGTTATGCTTTTGCTAAAATATTGCACAAAGATCATCAGGGTTTTACTGAGAACACATGAGTCTTACTATCTATTTACATGaccttttatttattattataaaatgcgACCCGTCTCATTATATGAAGAGAAAGCTGGCTTTTTGATATTATTTACAAAGAACCACTGATTCTTTAACAAAAGAAAAGACCAAATCTTACTTAGTATTTCAAGGCCGGGAAATTATTAGGTATCCGGTGCACATGCACCATCTCTCACAATCACGTGAGACCCACTCTCTATATTATAGGAAGGGCTCACTTTTTTATGAGAGAGGGAGCACTATTTTTTAGTGCTCCCGATGTATCTAATAATTAGCCTTCAAGGCCTGCcattagtaaaaaaattttagttCATTTACAATTTTGCCATTAGTCAACGTTTACTTGAGAACCATAATGTTTTACGTATGTTTATAATATATAACACTCATCAACATTACTAGATTACCATCTATTCTTGGTAGTTAAATATTTCTTCTACTCCACGATTTTGCAAAGCTGCCATTAAATGTAAAATTCATGATTAACTAcaaaattacaatccggccacTATTAATTTTAGATCCCTGACATATCTTTGATCCTTCCCTGTGGTCACTTGATAAAGTTTCGGATTTgttatttcattaaaattatttaattatggctttgaagaattattttactCGCCACTTTCAGAGACTTGCACTAAAATTATTTATtgctatattaatttaaaatttaatttccatAATTAGCTAGATGctgtttttttaattcaattgtgTTGAACAGTTCAAGAGACATAGCAATATATGTTATTAATTATAGCTAGAGCAATTTAAGACAAGGGAGTTTACCCAGACacaagtcataaataatttaCACTGGAGTAAAGAGCATACGatacaatataaaataatcaTACTAATAGATACCCTGCTATTAAGAAATATACCCTAGAGAATATTTTCTAAAATATGCTACGGAATATAATCCATTCACTTTCTCTACATAAATAGGACCAGGTAAGGAAGGAAAATGGTTTCCTCTCCCTCTCCTTCTCTTCTTTTACTCACACTATTTCTCTCTACTCTACCTTTCTTCCTTCTACACCCCTTGTTTCTCTATATACTATATTTGTACCATAATACCTTCCTTCTAACTTTAGCATCGAAGGGTTCTTCCTGCACTTCCCAGGTAGACTTCTAACCATTCTTTCTTTGTTTTGTAGGTGGGAACCATATAAGTGAAGCATCACAACCAGACTTCATCAAATTTCTTAAAAGAAATATTGCCTGCCAACAtactttaataatataaaattcaaTTTGGTTAAGTACTTActttaaattaagaaaataacataatattaataataattcaaTAACACAACAGTAATAATTATAGTTAAACACGATTCgacttttaatcaatttaaaataaaatcatttgatattaatatctaaaaattatattcgtcttattatttatttattactttattaaTTTCTATTGGTCGGAATTGGAAAGATATTCTGTTTCTTAATGGATATTCCGAGAGACTTTAGGGAGAGAATATTATAGGAGCATATTTCTATAGATAAGAGTATATTTTTGGGTGATTAGTTTATATTGTATCAACCTGTTATGAATCGGTTGATTGTCAAATTTTGGACAGACTATCTTCTAGTGGACATTAATTTACTAGAGAAAGCTATAAAGGAGATTACTTCTCAAATTATTGATGAAGTTGTGCATAACTATGTTGACTCTCAAAGAAGCCGGCCACTAGTCTCGCTTTGTTAAGTTCTTAGACCAGTTTACCCTTTTCGTTATTGCTGCATTCGTGCCTCCGTCTCTAGACAATGGTAAGGATAGGGCCTTTTGGAGGTTTTCAAAGTctacaattattattattattgaaaacaTCTTATAATATCATTTTGGAGAATAATGGGAATCATTTAAGTACTGATTGGTCTATTATTTGGAAATGGAAGGGTCCTCAGTGAGTGAGAACTTTCCTTTAGTTAGCCTCTCACAATAGGTTGCTTTACTAATGTAGAATGCTCACATTTGAGCAAACATTGTCTTGCGACTTATGCATGGGACATGCAAAGTCCACTGTCCATGCCTTATGTGACTCTCTAAATGTCGTTCAAGTTTACGATTGGATTATTCGAACTCCTAAGTGGAATgacttcatgaagaggaacatggCTATTTCATCCTGGATCGATCGAGTTTAATTTGTTGAaggataaggataagaatagggGCTTTTCTTGACCTTTGGTCTTTGAGGTTGTCCGTTCGCTTCTTTGCTTGTGCATGAACAAGACCATTTTCAAGAACATGCACATGAAGGCTGAGTTCCTTATATTGGAATCTTTTAGCCCTGCTTATTATTTTGGTCAAGCTATGGGTACTTTAGACTGTAATTTGTATTCCCATCTGAATAAAGAGACAATTTGAGTTTCATGGGTAGGTCCTCCACAAGGATTGATTAAAATGAACATAGATAGCTTAGTGAAAGGGGAAGAACATCTTGCTTTTATTGGTGGGTTGCTTAGGGATATGTTAAGAGTGGTGCATGGCTGGTGTTGTTGCTAACTGGGGAAGTTGCTTAGTGCCTGCTATTGAAATTTGAGCTATGTAGGAAGCTCTTCAAATGGCTAGAAAACTTGCTATCTCGAGAGTTATCCTTGAATATGAAAGCAACAGTGATGTACTGCTTGTGACTCAAAAAGAAAAGACACCTGGTATTCTTCGATTTAATTCAGTTAGTAAGCTCCTAGGGGTTGATTGGAAAGTTAACATTGCCCATGTTTATCACGAAGATATTTCAGTGCTGAAATGTTTACAAATTTAGTCTCTACTTTGCTGTTAGGGTTCACAGCCCATGTTCTCCtcctatgaaattggttttgtggTTATCTCATGATTGGTGTTGGTTTCTTGTACCCAGAATTATTTAGTCTAGTACTATTTAGATCTTTGCTCCCTGTTattattaaggaaaaaaaaaagggcagATTGTGTCCTTTTTGCGAGTGTGACTTGACAATAGTCCTTCTATCGGTTGATATTTATATATAGCATTGATTAATTATTGAACAAATGGGCAATAGCTAATCAatgcaacaattttttttttctttaaattacaATTATGTTGCTAAAGTATAGTATAACACATATTTCAGTGActgatttatttttttagtaaCAATTTggtctttaaatttaaattttgttaatgaaTTAGTCCCTACTATCACTGCTTTTCAATTTAAGATAATTTagtttctaaaattttattttattaattaaatattctctatatttaaattatatatacgcACATTTATGTAAAACAAAAACATATGATTATCAATTTACTTATTTGTAATTAGGAGCGGAGGGAGCTAATTATCTCTTctactctttcttttttttttttcttatgaattctttttttattaaattttagtcCAATTATCACAAAAGtaatatatttcatattatttagAAACTCGAATTaagacttttttttattttttataaaaaaaaatcacatcAATGAATTTTAGAATAGTGATTATAAATCGCATATAAGGTTTGTGATGTCTAGAGTTTCAGCTCCATATAGAGTCATTGTACAGAGAAAGAAAAAAGTACACACTGTCGAACAAGttcattagattttttttttttttggaaaattaGAAAATGAAAGTCCTTGGTTTAATCTAATCCCAaaaaaaatgacctataaaaaaTATGAGGCGGCACTCTTGAAATGAATTACTGAACAACTCGCTGTCAATCCCTACTTACACttttaagtaaaaaaaatatttaattatcataCTTAATACTAACATAAAGAGTTAAAATTAAAGTGAAACAGAACCATCTTACTAGATTAACCACATGCTACCACAACTTGGTGGTAACAAGTTCATTAGATTATTACAAAAGAATGGCGCACTGCTCCGTAATCTGAACTCTGAAAATAAATGTGACCTAAATCATTACATAATTTCACTGTGCATTGGACAATTGGACCAGTACTTGCCCTCCAGAGAGAATAAATGCATTTGCATTCTTGATAGAAGCAAATCATGGTTGTTTATGCATTTACGGCATCATCTCTGGATTGGCCAGGCAATTACAGCCTATAAGGTAAAGTCCTTTTAAGGACCTCAGCCACCAATCCAGAGCTAAGATGTAAATGCTATCAATCACCAATATCAAATGACCAATAAAAAAACCATTTATCTGTTCTGTCTTTAATTATAAATTCTTTCCTGTTTCTAAAAATTTACTATTAAGCATACAAGGGACACATTTTTTTCACTTAGCTGGGTAAGTAAATAGTTTTTTCGGTCAGTCCCTAAAATTATAGGCGTCTATTGCTAATTCTTGGTTTGATTTCAAGTCGATATAACTAGTTGGCCAGCAGCTCATAATAATAATACCAGAGCAGCCATGGAAACAAGAAGCTTGTTATTGCTGCTCTTCGCAATCACTTCACTCTTCATTTCAGCAATTGGAGGGCAATTGTACCTAGGAAGATGGAAGCTGTTGAAGAGAAGCATTGGAATATCAGCAATGCACATGCAATTGTTACCCAACGATAAGATGATTATGTTTGATAGGACAGACTTTGGTCCATCAAATCTTTCTCTACCGGAGGGCAAGTGCATTAGCGAGTCACATAACACTGATTGCTTTTGTCATTCTGTGGAGTTTGATTCTATCAACGGAAATATTCGACCGCTCACCATTCTGACTGATACATGGTGCTCTTCAGGGGCATTATCAGAGAATGGTGTTCTAGTGCAGAGTGGTGGATATAGGCTTGGAGAACGAGTTGTTAGGTCATTCAATCCTTGCGCGGATTGCGACTGGGTTGAGGATGCAAATGGTCTAATTACACCTAGATGGTACGCTTCAAATCAAGTTTTACCTGATGGGAAAAAGTTCATTGTTGTTGGCGGGAGGTATCAATTCAATTATGAGTTCATCCCTAAAACCTCTAGTTCTGATCAAACACTTTACCAACTTCCATTTCTGAAAGAAACCAGATATTCTCCCCTGATTCCAAACAATCTTTACCCTTTCCTACACCTCTCTGCTGATGGAAATCTCTTCGTTTTCGCCAATGACCGAGCAATTCTACTTGACTATGTCAACAACAAAGTGGTCAAAAATTATCCTGTCATGCCTGGAGGCATTTCGCGCAACTATCCAAGCACTGGTTCCTCGGCTCTGCTTCCTCTTATACTCCACGGCAACTTCAGCATAATCCCAAATGTTGAAGTCTTTATTTGCGGTGGGACATTGCCAGATGCAAACCAGAAGGCGGATGCAGGAGAATTCATTGCTGCATCAAAATCCTGCGGTCGGTTAGTAATAAACACCGCAAATCCTTTCTGGGAAATGGAGGAAATGCCTATGAACAGAGTGATGGGTGATATGATAATGTTGCCGACAGGcgatgtgcttatcataaatggtGCTGCTAAAGGAACTGCTGGCTGGAATTCTGCAAGAGAACCAGTGCTAAGCCCAGTCCTCTACAGGCCCAATACGCCTAAGAATAGCAACACTAGCAGGTTTGAGATTATGAGTCCCTCTACGATTCCACGTCTCTATCATTCAACTGCTCATTTGCTATCAGATGGTCGCGTTTTGGTCGGAGGCAGCAATCCTTATAGAAActacaacttcactgcactctaTCCAACAGAGATAAGCCTCGAAGCATTTTATCCACCATATCTCGGCTCAAATACTTCCC carries:
- the LOC110661937 gene encoding aldehyde oxidase GLOX1-like, which codes for METRSLLLLLFAITSLFISAIGGQLYLGRWKLLKRSIGISAMHMQLLPNDKMIMFDRTDFGPSNLSLPEGKCISESHNTDCFCHSVEFDSINGNIRPLTILTDTWCSSGALSENGVLVQSGGYRLGERVVRSFNPCADCDWVEDANGLITPRWYASNQVLPDGKKFIVVGGRYQFNYEFIPKTSSSDQTLYQLPFLKETRYSPLIPNNLYPFLHLSADGNLFVFANDRAILLDYVNNKVVKNYPVMPGGISRNYPSTGSSALLPLILHGNFSIIPNVEVFICGGTLPDANQKADAGEFIAASKSCGRLVINTANPFWEMEEMPMNRVMGDMIMLPTGDVLIINGAAKGTAGWNSAREPVLSPVLYRPNTPKNSNTSRFEIMSPSTIPRLYHSTAHLLSDGRVLVGGSNPYRNYNFTALYPTEISLEAFYPPYLGSNTSRPSITAIVPGVNLGYKQKFSMWFQLKEEESLGNIYVTMVAPSFTTHSLAMNQRLLVLAMDDNGVQNVAAGNNYVVHINTPATPTLAPAGYYQLFVVHEGVPSKATWVHIK